GAGACGGGACGGACCGAGGAGTTCCAGTGGCCCCTGCGTCTCGAACTCGACTGGTCCCCCGTCGAGACCCCGAGCTTCGAACTGGAGTTCGACTACGACCTCGAGTCGCACCGCTACGCCGACGAGATCCTCGACGAGACGCAACATCGGGTGTCGCTGCGGCAGACCTGGGACGACCGCGAACTCCCCCTGCTCGGTCCGTCGCGCCTGCGCCTCGAACAACGTTACCGTCATCGCGACAAGACCTTCTTCGGACGGGGAGACGACGAGGAGTTCGAGACCTCGTCCGACGTGATCCTCGACGCCCGCGTCGCTCTCGGCAACCGCTTCGACTGGAACGAGGGTCGCCTGCTCGCGGATCTGCGCAGCCGTCCGGGCCGTCGATGGACGCTCGAAGCCGAAGTCTTCGCCCTCCGACGCGACTACACCGACGACTTCGAGCAGGAACCCGACATCTACGCGCTCGACCAGTGGCGCTACGGCGGCGAACTGGCCGTCGCCCGAGCGCTGGGGGGCGACTGGAGCGTCGTCGCCGACGCCGGCTTCCAGGCCTGGAACTACGACGAGAAGTTCGCCCGTGACCGGATCGGCACGTTCACGCCGGAGACGACCACGCTCTACCATCGGATTCCGCTCGGTCTGGAGCTGGAGCTCGACCCCCGGCGCGGTCTGCACGTGGAGGTCGGCGGGGGAGCATTGATCACCCGCGACCGCCGCGCCTCCTACTGGGACCGCACGACGTGGATCGGCGAGGTCGACACCGAATGGGTCGCGGACCGTTGGTCGGTGGGGGGACGGCTGCGCCGTTCGGTCACGACCTACGACAACGCGACGATCGGCAACGACGTCGGAGCACCCCTCCGCGAGAAGGACAGCTGGCGGGGCGAACTCGAACTGGAATGGGAATGGAGTCGATCGGTGGCGTCGATCGTGCGCTACGAAACCGAGGACCTGCGCAACGACCTGCCGACCTTCGCCTACCGGCGCAACCTGTGGCAGTTGATCTTCCGGTACGAGATCTGATCGAGACGAGGGGGACGGCCCGTCGGACCGCCCCCCGTCGCACCCTTCCGTCGGCCTCGCGCTTCCTCGGGAAGGGGCGATCCACTGTCGCGGCGGATCAGCGGCCGCGGTGCGTCCTCCGACCATGACCACCGGGACCGCGATGCGTCGCGTCTCCCCGGTGCGCGCCGTGCCCGCCACGACCGCCGGCCTCGAGCATCATGGTCTGCAGCGTGGCGAAGAGTTCGCGCTGCTGCGGATCGAGCACGTCGGTGATCGTGTCGCGGGTCTCGCCACGCAGGACGCGGCGCCGGCCACCGGAGTCGAAGAGATTGGGCATCGGACCGCCCACGGCCATGCGTTCGGCCCGCTCCTGCATGGCCCGCTGCTCGGCCGCTTCCAGAGCGTTCTCCACCGCGGCCCGCTGATCGGAGTCCAGATCGAGGATCGCGGTCAGGTGTGCGAGTCGCTGGGTACGCATGTCCTCGATGCGTTCGGCGTGCCCCGCTCCGCGTTCGGCCCGACGCTCGGCCCGCAACCGCACGAGTTCGTCGTTCTGTTCGGACGTGAGGATCGCGACCAGACGCTCCTGATGGGATTCGCGGATCCGCTTCGCCTCGGCCTCGAGAGCCGTGGTCGGCTCCTGGTCCGGCCCGACCCGACCACGGAGGGCACGGAGCGAGCCGCGCGTGGCGGCGTACAGGGCATCGATCTTCGCCCGCTGGTCGTCGGTCAGGTCGAGCTCGTGCACGAGCATGTCCTGCGCACCGTGACCGCGGCCCTGCATGCGATCGGCACCCCCGCGGGGACCGTGGCCCGGCCCGTGGCCCCGGCCACCGTGACCGCGTGCTCGCATGCGCCCGGGACCGTCACCACGCCGGCCGACGCGCGGCCCGTTCTCGGACAGCAGGTCGACCAGGGCGATCATGTCGCCGGTGTCGACGGCCGGGGCCACGTCGACGAGGAACTGCACGGCCGGCGGGGTCGGACGCTCGCCACGCCGACCGCGGTGCCCACCGCGGCGTGGGCTGCGGCGCTCGGCGCGGTTCTCCGACCACGCCAGGCGGGCCTCGGCCAGAGCGGCGCGCTGGGAGGCGTCGGCGTCGATCGCCGCGGCCATCTCGTCGACCGTGGGCAGTTGGGGCCGCGCCGTGCGATCGCCCCCACGTCCACACTGGGCCCAACCGTCGGTGGAGAAGGCGAGCGCGAGGATCAGGAAGGTCAACAAGCCCGCGGTCCGGGCGGTCGTCTGCATCTTCATCGGCTCACTCCTGGGTGGGGACGGGCCTTCGGCCCGGTCCGTGTCCTCGGGTACGCCGTGAAGACTAGGAACCATCTGTGGCAGAGATGTGGCAGCCGGCGGGCAAAGTGCGGCAGGTCGACGACGGCACGCTCAACGCCCGACCCGCGGCAGCTCGACGACGAGGCGTGCGCCCCGCGGTTCGACGTTCATCGCCCGGACCGCACCCCCGTGGCGCTCGACGATCTCGCGGACGATGGCCAGCCCGAGGCCCGTTCCGGGCGTGCTCCGCGAGCGGTCGCCGCGATAGAAGCGATCGAACACGCGTGGCAGGTCCGTGGGCCCGAAGCCGGGGCCGTCGTCGGTCACGGTCAGGACCGCCGCCTGCTCACCCTCGACTCCGACCTCGACACGTCCCCCGCGGGGGACGTGACGGAGGGCGTTGCCCAGGAGATTGTCGAGGACCTGCTCCAGTCGCAGGCCGTCGGCGTGCACCTCGACCGGGTCGTCGGGACCCGACCATGCGAGCCGTAGGCCCTCGCGTTCGAAGATCGGACGGAATCGTTCGACCGAGTGCCGGGCCAACGAAGCGAGATCGAGATCGACCCGCACGAGCTCGGTGGTCCCGGCCTCCAGACGGCCCAGCTCGAGCAGATCGGCGAGCAGGCGATCCATGCGCTCGGACGCGTGCAGCACGTCGCGCAGGTAGCGCTCCCGGTCGTCGACGGACAGGTCGACCCCGGGATCGAGGAGGGTCTCGGCGTAACCGCGGATGGCGGTCAGCGGCGTCGCCAGATCGTGGGAGATGTCGGCCAGCAGCTGCCGACGCTCGCCCTGGACGGCATCGATCTCGTCGCGGGCGGCTTCCAGCGATGCGGTCATGGCGTTCAGACGGCGCCCGAGTCTTCCGATCTCGTCGTCGCCGGGCGCGGGGATCCGCGCCGTGAGATCCCCGTCTTCGACGCGGGCTGCAA
This genomic window from Candidatus Krumholzibacteriia bacterium contains:
- a CDS encoding Spy/CpxP family protein refolding chaperone yields the protein MKMQTTARTAGLLTFLILALAFSTDGWAQCGRGGDRTARPQLPTVDEMAAAIDADASQRAALAEARLAWSENRAERRSPRRGGHRGRRGERPTPPAVQFLVDVAPAVDTGDMIALVDLLSENGPRVGRRGDGPGRMRARGHGGRGHGPGHGPRGGADRMQGRGHGAQDMLVHELDLTDDQRAKIDALYAATRGSLRALRGRVGPDQEPTTALEAEAKRIRESHQERLVAILTSEQNDELVRLRAERRAERGAGHAERIEDMRTQRLAHLTAILDLDSDQRAAVENALEAAEQRAMQERAERMAVGGPMPNLFDSGGRRRVLRGETRDTITDVLDPQQRELFATLQTMMLEAGGRGGHGAHRGDATHRGPGGHGRRTHRGR
- a CDS encoding HAMP domain-containing sensor histidine kinase; translated protein: MAGLPRRRSLFWTLGGAFLGVLLLATALQALVVVGIVEPATRQLQENRAEFLVERSAPEIEAALAEDDLRRVARAIRAANDPSSPQRLVLRTIAGRWILAQSGGRGWQRRLERAWRAYEGAEALPAPPAGRGPGPPPDRAAELEVTAARTLSTGAVLCVMQPRRPLRIVEFLPRQALIFLPVALLIAAVAGLFLSHRLQRRLQRLETLAARVEDGDLTARIPAPGDDEIGRLGRRLNAMTASLEAARDEIDAVQGERRQLLADISHDLATPLTAIRGYAETLLDPGVDLSVDDRERYLRDVLHASERMDRLLADLLELGRLEAGTTELVRVDLDLASLARHSVERFRPIFEREGLRLAWSGPDDPVEVHADGLRLEQVLDNLLGNALRHVPRGGRVEVGVEGEQAAVLTVTDDGPGFGPTDLPRVFDRFYRGDRSRSTPGTGLGLAIVREIVERHGGAVRAMNVEPRGARLVVELPRVGR